From the genome of Miscanthus floridulus cultivar M001 chromosome 10, ASM1932011v1, whole genome shotgun sequence, one region includes:
- the LOC136486456 gene encoding aldehyde dehydrogenase family 3 member H1-like: MAEETVRELRASFAAGRTRSAEWRAEQLKGLIRMIDEKEAEISAALHEDLAKPHMESYLHEISLTKSSCKFALNGLKNWMKPEKIPASITTFPSSAKIVPEPLGVVLIISAWNYPFILSIDPVIGAIAAGNAVVLKPSEIAPATSSLLANLLPEYVDNSCIKVVEGGVPETTALLEQRWDKIFYTGNGTVARIVMAAAAKHLTPVALELGGKSPVVVDSNVDLHVAVKRIVVGKWGCNNGQACIAPDYIITTKSFAPELVASLKRVLVRFYGEDPLQSADLSRIVNSKQFTRLQDLIEEKRVADKIVYGGEADEEQLKIAPTLLLDVPQDSAIMTGEIFGPLLPIVTVEKIEESFDLINAKPKPLAAYLFTKNKKLQEKFVANVPAGGMLVNDTVLHLTNPYMPFGGVGDSGMGCYHGKFGFDCFSHKKGVLIRGFGGEANARYPPYTTEKQKILRGLINGSFIALILALLGFPREKH; the protein is encoded by the exons ATGGCGGAGGAGACGGTGCGGGAGCTGCGCGCGAGCTTCGCGGCGGGGCGGACGCGCTCGGCCGAGTGGCGGGCGGAGCAGCTCAAGGGGCTCATCCGGATGATCGACGAGAAGGAGGCCGAGATCAGCGCCGCGCTCCACGAGGACCTCGCCAAGCCGCACATGGAGTCCTACCTCCACGAG ATATCACTGACAAAGTCGTCGTGCAAGTTTGCGCTCAATGGGCTCAAGAACTGGATGAAGCCCGAGAAG ATACCTGCGTCCATAACTACATTCCCGTCCTCCGCTAAAATCGTGCCGGAGCCCCTCGGTGTCGTGCTCATCATCTCAGCCTGGAACTACCCCTTCA TACTCTCTATCGACCCAGTCATTGGAGCAATCGCCGCTGGAAATGCTGTTGTTCTGAAGCCATCAGAAATAGCACCAGCTACCTCGTCTTTGTTAGCAAACCTGCTACCCGAGTATGTTGATAACTCCTGTATTAAAGTTGTGGAGGGAGGCGTTCCAGAAACAACCGCACTCTTGGAACAGAGATGGGATAAGATCTTCTACACAG GTAATGGAACTGTAGCACGCATAGTTATGGCAGCAGCCGCAAAGCATCTAACCCCGGTGGCTCTGGAGCTTGGTGGGAAATCCCCTGTTGTTGTGGATTCGAATGTTGATCTTCAT GTTGCTGTTAAGAGGATTGTTGTTGGCAAATGGGGATGCAACAATGGCCAAGCATGCATTGCTCCAGATTACATCATAACGACAAAATCATTTGCACCAGAGCTG GTGGCCTCTTTGAAAAGAGTTTTGGTAAGGTTCTATGGGGAGGATCCTCTGCAATCAGCAGACTTGTCTCGTATTGTTAATTCGAAGCAATTCACGAGATTGCAAGATTTGATAGAAGAAAAAAGAGTTGCTGACAAGATTGTGTACGGCGGCGAGGCTGATGAGGAGCAATT AAAAATTGCTCCTACACTATTGTTAGATGTTCCACAAGATTCAGCAATTATGACGGGGGAGATATTTGGGCCCTTGCTTCCTATTGTGACG GTCGAAAAGATTGAGGAGAGCTTCGACTTGATCAACGCCAAGCCTAAGCCACTCGCCGCCTACCTTTTCACCAAGAACAAGAAGCTGCAAGAAAAGTTTGTGGCGAACGTCCCTGCAGGAGGGATGCTTGTAAACGACACCGTACTACAT CTCACCAACCCGTACATGCCCTTCGGCGGCGTGGGCGACAGCGGGATGGGGTGCTACCACGGCAAGTTCGGCTTCGACTGCTTCAGCCACAAGAAGGGGGTCCTGATCCGTGGCTTTGGCGGCGAGGCGAATGCAAGGTACCCTCCCTACACGACGGAGAAGCAGAAGATCCTGAGAGGGCTCATCAACGGCAGCTTCATCGCCCTCATCCTTGCCCTCCTGGGCTTCCCGAGGGAGAAGCATTAG